Within Oreochromis niloticus isolate F11D_XX linkage group LG2, O_niloticus_UMD_NMBU, whole genome shotgun sequence, the genomic segment TTTCATGCTTTGATTTAGTTTCAGTAAGTTTGCTACAGCCGAATGTCAGACTCACTGAAGGTTCAAATATATCACGGAGAGGTTAAAATCACTGAAATAATCTAGATTAAAGTCGTAAATTTACGATTAAAAAGTAACTATACAGAAGAACAGATTTCAGAGGGAAAAATAGAGAAACTGTCAAATTTACAAGGAAACCTTGCCCATACGGAAACAAATTGCATATATTCAAGAAAAGATAAATGATTTTTTCAACAAATGCCAGATTTACctgtaaaaaaatatacagCAGAAAATACAGCACATTTACGAGGAATAACTGGCAAATTGACAAGAGAAAAGACCGCCAACTTTCCAGTAAAAATGGGGAAATATGCAGGGGAAAATGCCTCAACAAAAGTCATGCTGTTTAAAAGAATatgttgttggttttgttttttatcaaaaCAAACATACGTGGCTCTTTCAGTTTAACAGCCTGTTTTATGGGTTTTATTTCTGCGTCTTACTGTTACACTGGAGGGAGGAACTCATGTGAATTcattgattttaaatttcttcttctttaaactAAATGTAAAAGAAGTGTTGGGAAATCACCAGAAACCTCATTAATATTCTTTCTTGGCTTTGAAGAAGTGATCCATCTAAAGCTCCCAGGCAGCAGGAGAAGTGAGTAAAACTTCAGCCCTGTTGTTTCCACCAGCGGTTCCCAAACTGTGGTTCAGGGGCATCCAGAGGTGCTTAAAGTGATTCTGTAAGGGAGTCTTTCTTCCTTTATCTTTCCCCAGTTTGTCATCCTCACATTTTAAACTTAATTTGTAGCCCAGAGTTACTCTAGTTTTTAAATTTTCGGATTAgttttcattattattgtaTGGAGAGCGTAGGACAGAGGTGGTGGACTTTTTGACTCTTTGTCTTTTAAAGGGTAAACACATCCATCAGAGATTCGTCAGAATTAAAACTAAGACTAAAGAATAAGGAGATTTCCTCTGTGTTCGTTTTATTATTCACAAAATCATTTAAGAGGCTGCCCCTCAGGACTCGACCcgaatcatcatcatcatctccttTATGGCGACAGATTTGTCACAGCAGCTTTAAGTCTTTGCACTTTTCTTCTCCATTAATGACTTTTGCATCACACCAGGTTATCTTTAAGGAAATTTCCCATGCATTGTTGAAGCATTTTAACGGTTTTTGTCCGATTCACTGTAAAAATGTCCAAAGTTGCTACCCCAGAGTGTCTGCATGCTAGGGGTGGGGGAAAAAATCGATACTGTGTAGTAGTGCTGGgtgatatgacgatatatatcgtgtggacgatagaaaagtgtctatcgtgccatttgtcttctatcgtttaTATCATTTCTAACCCTacttttataaattattacataaaatatatcattaaccctttacaaccggtcggagcaggcacactccgttttgcctaactatttttaaatccctgtagaactggaaccaggtaaggtagcgcaataatttttttttgcatatgaaaccgtaggagttgtacttacatcttattccattagcttgtcctaagtcacggtttccttccacatatagctttgcaaaaattgcataaaaagcacttccagcaacaaaaacataatattccagacttgcagcaacaaaaacaatattccagaaacacgctttgccgatccgatcagctattcataacacttcctacgttggaatataaGTCACTgcaactatcgcatgtccgccattacctgtccgaaaccggaagtgacgtcattttcgcggaaaatgtagtttttaaaagtcatgtttgactttatgcttttctgtatcgtttctgggatgcttagaagtcaaatgacactgttggaaatagtttattttgatgcacatgctgttttttttgcaaatttgcattataatatttattttcatttttcctgtagtatataaaaattagtgtatctcaaaaataaaactatgaagacactcaaaataaatttctcgtggttggaaactattttgtgcaacttttttgtatttacagttttgagggataagcctcttaaatttctctaactagaaatacatgtaaaaaaacaaaacaaaaacaattttaaatttttttgtagtttattgcacttttttgcaatttatgtagttactatggacttaatgcatacatattattaaaatttgggctataacggttgtattgatgtatagcaatttgaaatgctcccacaaatggcactacagcatgtaaaatgtaaagataagctctggcggacttggttctatggtaggtcttaaagggttaaatagcctgtggcaaatatattagtgttgtcttctcactatacatacttttaactttatgcaagagaaaataaagtataaaaaaatgatatttttcgcaaagaaactccgtcttgtggttttgcgacatggtgctgctttacgtgcacccggatttgcgacatgctttacggtaactcaaaacaaagactgcaccctctccactcgctgtttacagactgcatactttccagattaccacaggtcaggtggtatatcgtgatatatatcgttatcgtgatataaaataattcatattgtgataaatattttttccatatcgcccagcactagtgTGTAGTATCGTGATATTTTGTTTGCTAATAATGTATCGATACAGGGACAGCAAAAATCGATATTTTGttacaaaaaaagtttttgtggACTGGAACATGCTCTGACTTCAGAGCATGTTGATCAGCTCCTTTTTCTGAGCAAGAATCCTGACATTCCTTCACTGTCCAAATGTGTTTAATAACTTTTTTTATGACAGCAATAAACATGACAGTttacttattttaatttaagacatgttttattttaattaagtttaaaacttttttatttaatgtaaaattatattttgttttaatttactttCAAATTCTTCAGTTGCTGAAGGGGCTGCATAGTTTTCACAAATTGCATAGTTCAGAATAGCTATAATTGTACCAGATGGTTACGTTCAGTTAAGTTGGACTAGACTGTAATACAAACCGTTCAGTTTGTCAACAATAAAAGTGActgaaatgagagaaagactGAGTGTGAGACTTTGTTATTAGATAAAATGAATATTGATAAAGTTTACCTTTATGTACAGAATCTGAATAtcgcaaaatatttaaaaaaattgcaataaTATCGTATTGTGCATTAAGTATTGTGATAATATCGTGGTATGTATGGTGATTCCCACCTCTACTACATGCACACCAGCATGGtgagttttctgtttgagaCACAGTTTGGGAACTCGTGCTGTTGCCTCCTTGTTGTTAAGTTTCTTCGTTTTACTGATTTCTCTGCATGCTTTGAATATTTGAGTCACAGCTTTTATGTTCAGCAGCTTGTCGACTAATCGCGATTTAAAGAAATGTTCTTCGAAACAAAAAGTGCAGCATGTGGGCATTCAGGTCTGCAATAGAAAATCAGGTGCTTTTGTGCAGTGTTAACACATTTTCAGTACCTTAAATAAAGCCAATTTCTTTCAGATTAACAGGTTAAGAGCTATTTGGGTGTGGCATGGTAGTCTTTACTGAGCCCAGAGAGCTGTGAAAAGTGGTGACAGTAGTAGTAACAgtaactttatttttatatttaagaaAGAAGCACAAAGACAGGAACGTTTTCACCAACAGAATAAACTTTAGATGAAAGAGGAAGTATAAAGTGTTTCGTTGGAGCGCTGATATCGATGTGAGCACACAGACGTGATGTAACAGCAAGAAAATGCTGATATCaccacagacaggaagtgataGGAGAGGGTAGGATTCAAACCATCAGGGCCAAAGACAGAACAGGATCAAATAAAccgaaagaaaacattttaaatttactttcacgtcagtttcttctttttcttttcttcttgtttttttgcctTAGTGATTTAACTTCTCACCACTTTCTCCTCGAGGTCCCTGAAGGTAAACCGGTTTACTTAAATGAGTCCCGCAGGAACGTAGTGTGTGCTGCAGGGTCAAAAAACATTTCTACACACAGATTAGTGAACGAGGCCGAATTCTACCATTACTTCATGACTCCACCCACTCctccaaatatggtcacttcaAGAAAACAAGATGGTGGCAATGAAAAACGCCAACGCTGAGGCGTTAGAAATTGTCTGCGAGGAAATGTGAAGAGTGTATGATAAAATAAACGATAATAGATTAGCTCAATGTACATCACCTGGTGATGGTTTGTTGTTAGTGGACTTTTCTGACTAcagttgcctaggtaaccctcTGATACTGCCCAGTCATCTCAGTCAGCGGTGTCCTTCGCTCTGCCTGGTTGTCACTTTGCCTCCTACTTTGTGTCACCAGTGGTCACTTTACTTTTCATCATCTAAAATCGTCCACTTTCTACAGTCTCTGGTAGTCACACGCCTGCTGGGATGCTGCTAGTCATTTACTGTGTTTGCCCTCTAATATCAGTGTACTGGTTTGTTGTGTTCACTGACCACAGGCAGTAGGATTCTCAGGTTTAAAAACCTTTTCAGACGTGTTTAACAGCTCACGTCGAGGCTTGAATCAGTGGTTTCCAGAGTTGCAagtttatgttgttaaataaagtgaAATCATTTCTTTGCACCTGTTAATAAGCCTTAATCTGAAACCAGCCAATCTCTGACCGCtccacttcttcttctgtgcATCAGGTACCTGTCCGGTAAATGCACCGTCTACAAGCTGTTCGGGCTGTGCATGGTGCTGGTCCTCGTCTCTCTGCTCTGGCTGCAGCTCAGCTGTTCAGGTGACATGTCTGCGACGCACGGAGAACGATGCATGCCCCAACAGCCGGCGCCGCCCTGCCCGGCCAGCGGTCAGGCATCCGTGGTGGACGACCCGTCTTGGGGGCCTCACAAACTGGCCATCGTGGTTCCCTTCAGAGAGCGCTTTGAGGAGCTGCTGGTGTTCGTTCCCTTCATTCACACGTTCCTCAACAAGAAGAAGATCCGCCACAAGATCCTCATCATCAACCAGGTGGATCACTACAGGTGAGGCATCCTCTCCAACCACAGAAGAAAATATGTCAAACAGTTGGCCCAGGGATCAGAACCGGTTTGCTGTTGCTCACTTTGATGGCCACTTTTCAATAAAATGCTGCATTTACAGAGGTGGGAAATGAGAAATATTTCTGGATCTGTGTGATTGTTTAAGTCAGAAAGATGAAACATACGGTCAGTTAGAGAAAGTCAACACCCGAAGGTTTTAGCCGTGCCACTATAATCTGTACTTTGTAATGTagtgacaggaaactgcatggCAAAATGACTGTTTATCCTCTTTTTAATTAATATCACCTCCTGTGATCAGTGAAATCTCAGAGGAGACGATGGTTTCAGCTTTGTTAACATGTTAGTTCTCAACATGTTACAGAGCAGTGATGTCATTGGCTCAGCTAACTTGGCACAGTGGCTAAAAGCAGTTTGACACCCCACTTTAAGCTGATCATTTACAGAtgaattattaaataataagaAGTGAGGAGACATATACTTAAAACTAGTTTTAAATTTGTAATAATTTGTAAAACATTCAAACTTTAATGTTCAGAAGTAACTATGATGGCAACAAACAGCCAAGTAATTAAtaggatatgtgtgtgtgtacacagtaTATACTCTGCTGTCATTTACTGATAATTTACACACGTCCTGAAGACAACCTTCAGTAGTAGGTAGCAGATGTTTAGGACGAGAGCTTGGTGGGTCACATGGTCGTCCGCTTCAATCCAGCATGTTGTTAAAGTGAATGGTCGCCTTCTTGTTGAAGATCAGGTCGAATATTGTCAGCGTTTCactgaacacatttttttcacacCTGTGTCCTGAAACAAGAGTGGGTTGTCTCTCCTTCCTTTAGTTTACCTTTACTGATTTACCTGTGCCCTGTTGCTCTGTGTTACCTCTGTGGCCTGCAGTGCAGCTGGATGTTCATGTATCAGGTGGTGTCACCAGGTGGGTGTTTGTGGTTAGAGGATGGAAAGAAGTAAACTCTGTCCACCTCGACAGCTGTGCTGGTTTAAACACTGATTAACtcttttgttgtcattttgttgaaaaaaaggTTTCATCATCAAGGGTCAGAGTTCATCTGACCGATATCAGAGGTTTGCAGGTCTAGCAGCTGGTAGATAAAATGGAGTATCGTCTGCATAAAAAGTTATAATTAAAGTTGTTTTTCTGAAAGACCTGGAGCCGAGGGTTAACGATGGTGAAAATAAAAGGACCTAAAATGGATCCATGAGGGACGCcacatttagaaaaaacaaagagaatttTCCTGCTCAGGCAGAGATTTTAAATAGAAGGATAATTTAAAACTTGTCAttgcaacaaacacagaaatgaggaTAATGTGGATTTCTTACCCGTTCTTTCAGATTTAATCGGGCATCTCTGATCAACGTGGGCTACCTGGAGAGCGGTAACGACACCGACTACCTGGCCATGCACGATGTGGACCTGCTGCCCCTGAACGACGCTCTAGATTACGGCTTCCCAGAGGAAGGGCCGTTCCACGTGGCCTCGCCGGAGCTTCACCCCCTCTACCATTACAAAACCTACGTGGGAGGAATCCTGCTGCTCACCAAGAAGCATTACCACATGGTACTGAGCCTCCCCACGCCGgctttcacacattttcaaagGATCTCCCAGGGCTGCATTAAGAAGAGTGTCTGGAGAGACACTCACCTGCATTTTAGTATCATTTGGGACAATAAAGCCAATATAAGTGTCACAGCATTGAGCTATATCAAATTAGATGGGCTGCTAGTGTTCTGGGGCACTGTGGCGTTTCCTATTATCTTTCAGTCCCTGAACGATTTACAGGCTATTCTAGAAAGCGTTTTGTTGGGGGGGGTTTCACAGTGAGTATTTAGTTAAAAAAGTAGTTAACTTAAAATTTAGTTTATTAAAAGATCAATATGCAGCGCGCACAAGTAATAAGGAATACAGAGCGATACGTGCTTCTCAGTAAAAGGTGTGTCTCGTTTTTGTGAGGCTCCTACAAATTATGACGATCTTCTCGACCGCTTGTGCACAGATCAAACTACATTTGAAACAAGATCAGGATCACCCCCCTCCACGTGCTCTTACCTCCGCTGAACGTCTCTCTTTACTGCTCTTTGCATTGGGGGAAATCTGAGGAGGGAATACATTTTGTCCCTGTGAGGTTAAAAGATTCGGGCATATATAGACCAGAGTGGGGGTGCAGTTACTCAAATTGTCCACCAGGTGGAGCCATTTAACTGTCTGTGATCTTGGCTATGGTTATATCAGCAGATTCATGTTCTATAGTTTGAAATAACATCATTGATGGTGTTTTTATTGTTGCTCTGCAGCTttcaaattttaaatgaaactaatTCTTCGGCTCTGATGCAGAACATGAACTTTTACCCCCGTGTCCTTGCAGTGTAACGGGATGTCAAACCGGTTCTGGGGTTGGGGCAGAGAGGACGACGAGTTCTACAGACGGTTGAGAAAAGCAGAGTTACAGGTaacaaaactggaacaaaaagacaacaaacaGCCATGTCCTCATGTCCGCCACACGGCGTTCatcattgtttttaaaaaaagaagttcaCAGATGTTGCAAaaagacttcctgttggatCCATACCCCCATAAAACTCTGTAAAGGCCTTAGGGATTTGTTAGTCCATGAATATGTGTTGTTCTTGCCAGTGCAGGGTTTAGCATCAcgagttttattcatttttaaaaaatttgaaGTATTTCTTATGGGTCTTACACATGTGAGAGTCAGAGTAtgtacatgtatgaaatttggtaCTGTGTAACATACCAAGATGTACCAAAATCCCTCTTGGAGCCActtcctaaacccaacaggaagtcctaCCAATTTGAATTTAAGTgctttttgttgtgattttgccATTTCCAGGGGTTTTACTTTAGTCTGACGATGATGATGTGTGAGGAAGCGAGTTCTTGTTAAAGGGCATGGCTGGGGTGAACTCGGGAATACAACTTGTAATACCTCAAAGGCTTTTTCAGTAACATGTTGATTGAATCAGCAGACCAGTAAGTCTTTACGGTGAATCTTTGTGTTGAAAGTCCTGAGGCTGTTCTCTGACGGactcctgctgttttttttctctgcagctGTTCAGACCGAGCGGCATCACCACAGGATATAAAACCTTCCTGCACGTCCACGACCCGGCCTGGAGGAAGAGGGACCAGAAACGAGTCGCAGCTCAGAAGCAGGTATGAGAATCCACCTGCTGCAGAAAAGCACGACcgggagattaaaaaaaaaatccagcttgTTTCCATCGAGGCAGCAGAAACTAAAATTCATCAAATAATTTCACACGTCAGCTTATAAAGTGATAAAGTCGCATCTCTTTACCTTCACTTGTCTACATGACTTGTCAGCCGCAGGTCATTGATTCCCTGAGATGAAtcccagaaaacaaaaatactctGCTGTCTTTATTTTAGTCAATAACTTAACTGGACCTGTTGTACTTTTTCTTAGTACCTGTCACACATCGCCTGCTCCAGTGGTGGAGGTTCATAATAAACATGAAGTCTGTAATAATGAGCTCAGTGTGTGAACGGTAACCCCCGAGAGCCAAAAGCTCAGACTGCAGATGCTCCTTACACTCAGTTTACTCCGTTTTTTTTCAACAGTTGGGTCTGTCTGATGTTACAGAGAGGGGCTATCcgtaatatggtcatctcaggagCCTAAACTCCTCCCACCTACTTTTCAGACTTTAAGAAGAAGCTGCTCAGAAGCTTGAAAGAAATATCAGATAAAGAAGGATTAGGATTATTCTGAACTGagaatcatgcaaagctccTTTAAAAGAGTCTGAGACTAAAACTGGGGAGCTGAAAAAGAGAAGGGTGACAGAAAACATTGTCAGAAAAATGTTTCAGCAGTGTAATTTTAATCTAAAACCATAAAACGTTAGCATTACACTAATGCGTGGTGATTGGCTAGTTAAGGATTTAGGTGACTCCAGCAGACGTTAGGAGCGTAGTGAACGTGCTGGAGAAGCTTCCGTGTGTGTAGAAAAAGCAGCTGGAGGTGGTTGAAGGTGATGCAGGAGGCTGCTGCTTGCTTCACGCCCCCTTTTGCCTTCCTTTTGACATCCCGGCGCCTCCTCGGTTCTCTTCGTGCTCCCTTGTCGAACGCCG encodes:
- the b4galt7 gene encoding beta-1,4-galactosyltransferase 7, which encodes MMYSSRRKPVLYFKEDRRYLSGKCTVYKLFGLCMVLVLVSLLWLQLSCSGDMSATHGERCMPQQPAPPCPASGQASVVDDPSWGPHKLAIVVPFRERFEELLVFVPFIHTFLNKKKIRHKILIINQVDHYRFNRASLINVGYLESGNDTDYLAMHDVDLLPLNDALDYGFPEEGPFHVASPELHPLYHYKTYVGGILLLTKKHYHMCNGMSNRFWGWGREDDEFYRRLRKAELQLFRPSGITTGYKTFLHVHDPAWRKRDQKRVAAQKQEQFKVDPEGGLTNIRYEVESRQELTISGAPCTVINTKLECDQNQTPWCLLG